The sequence CGGCGGTCTTCGCTGTGTTCAGCTGTGAAATGGAGGCAATCGGACCCCTACTCCATCCTATCCCTCCTTGCATTGAATTGCCCATTCAGAAAGTCCCATGCAACGTCCAGATGATGGCCTGGGAGATGGCTGAAGCATGCCGACATTAAGGAAACAACTGTctctgaaaatacagtaataataagaaaatactgtattGACGATTTTCTAGCAGAGATCACCTTCTACGATCCCGTTGTCGTCTccggatatattatattaaaatacattcagaataaaatatatattttatacattttagttCTGATAATACCAGACGTTGACATTCAAGATACAAGAATAACACCATGAATAGAGATCAATTACTTTGCAGTCTCGCGGATTATGACAAACATAGTATCATtagaatagagaaaattctttataagataaattctaTTAACTCTGCCATTCATTttagcaataacaacaacaacaacaacagcaacaacaacaacaacaacaacaacaacataacaacaacaacacaacaacaacaacaacaacaacaacaacaacaacaataataataataataataataataataataataataataataataataatattatatcttatcatatttccggcgttgagttttgacttgagtaaggcgatactcaagtcaaaactcaacgccggaaatatgataaaagccataaacacatgggcagtgccagtaatcagatacagcgctggaatagtgggatggacgaaggcagagctccgcagcatagatcagaaaaccaggaaacatatgacaatacacaaagcaatacacccaagagcaaatacggacagtctatacataacacaaaaggaaggagggagaggactactaagtatagaggactgcgtcaacatcgaaatcagagcactggggcaatatctgaaaaccagtgtagacagtggctcaagagtgcatggagaagtaactaataaagtagacgaagacccagaaatatacagagacaggagaatgacagacagaacagaggactggcacaacaaaccaatgcacggacaatattaaagaactagccagcgatgacacatggcaatggctacagaggggagagctcaagaagggaactgaaggaatgataacagcggcacaagatcaggccctaagaaccagatatattcaaagaacgatagacggaaataacatctctcccctatgtaggaagtgcaatacgaaaaatgaaaccataaaccacatagcaagtgaatgcccggcacttgcacagaaccagtacaaaaagaggcatgattcagtggcaaaagccctccactggagcctgtgcaagaaacatcagctaccttgcagtaataagtggtacgagcaccaaccagagggagtgatagaaaacgatcagacaaagatcctctgggactatggtatcagaacggttagggtgatacgtgcaaatagaccagacgtgacgttgattgacaaagtcaagaagaaagtatcactcattgatgtcgcaataccatgggacaccagagttgaagagaaagagagggaaaaatggataagtatcaagatctgaaaatagaaataagaagaatatgggatataccagtggaaatcgtacccataatcataggagcagtaggcacgatcccaagatccctgaaaaggaatctagaaaaactagaggctgaagtagctccaggactcatgcagaagagtgtgatcctagaaacggcacacatagtaagaaaagtgatggactcctatggaggcaggatgcaacccggaaccccacactataaataccacccagtcgaattggaggactgtgatagagcaaaaaaaaataaataaataaataaaatgaaataataataataataataataatataataataataataataataataataataataataataataataataataataataataataataatgtctgacATTGAAATAGAAAAGGTTTAATCCTTTCTAATATTTCAGAACTTCTTGTTACATCGTATGCCATTTCGTCGGTTTTCGTTCGTTGGTGATTTTTCCAAGCAAATGACTGACTTAAGACTTTGAGAGATAATTTTACTACGTAGGTGGGATGGGAAGGTTTGGGATTAGAACACATATTGAATTATTAAAACCATCTACGTTACAGGATATTTAAGTCAGGCAATGGTTGGGAAATGAATACGGAGAGCTGGTTGTCAATTTATTTATAAGCTCTAACCTTTCTTCGTATGTAGTAAATCtgaatgtaaaaggaaagaaaaaagccCATAATGggaattttcttaaatttcatttcatgtttgacacacaaacacacacacatacacagagagagagagaagagagagagagagagagagagagatagatatgcaCACAGGCGCTCTTTATACTTAAGGATGCCTTCTCAAAGTACGAGTATCATAAGAgtcagaaaaagagagagcgagaacgagagagaaattattatcttCTTACGGTCGCTTTAAACCAACTAAACCATTCCGATCACGTTTCATATATAATcccaataataaatatttttgaacctGATGCAAGTACAGCGTCTCAGGCCATTCGGGAATGTTGGGAAAGCAGTGAACGTTTTATTTGTCCTTGAGAGCACAGTGCTCAAAATATTATTCAGGATTTCATATtcttcgccctctctctctctctctctctctctctctctctctctctctctctctctctctctctctacactccCAACCACAATcacacaagcacgcacacacatatatctatacatgaatatatatatatatatatatatatatatatatatatatatattatatatatatatatatatatatatatatatatgtactatatatatacgtatatatatatattatatatatatatatatatatatatatatatatatgttatatatatatatatatatatataatatatatatatacatataatatatatatatatatatatatatatatatatatatatatatatatatatctatatatatatatatatatatatatatatagatatgcatatatattatatataatatatatgcatatctatatatatatatatatatatatatatatatatatagtatataatatatatatatagatatgctattgtatgtgtaactgaatcacgaaagttaggaacgagataagtccataaataaagataaaaggcacgatggaaaataaacaacggagtatctgcgagatctttcgacgttcaaacgtcctttacttagcagatgaactgacatacatgagtaaatgacaatacaagaagggtattttatatctttatatatatatatatatagtatatatatatatatatatatatatatatatatacgtgtgtgtgtattaataaacaCTATTTAAATATCAATGACAATATCCTTCCGCTCgaaattccttttatttctgttcatattttttatctatttttgctttctttatttataaattttcttatcctttctagattaaagaaaaaaacattttaagttAAAATTTGCTTGAAAATAAGATTTCTTTCTAGAGGAAAAAGTCAATAATATTGATATTAGTTGTCGCACaaacttaatattaataatggtCATGATTGCacgattttaaattattattattattataaacattaaaTCCTTGTCAAAACTATAAACCTTACCTTTTGCTAGACTTCACTGAGAAATCCTCGTAGCAGACACTGTGTGGCATTTCTCGTGGTGTAAGATTCTTAGTACTCCTACTTCGGCTGCTGTGTCCAAAAGTATCACGCTTTTTGAGTAGTGTTAGCAGTTCAGTGCAAAATCTTGGCTTTCAAAAGACTTTAGTCGTCGCTAGAAGACTAATTTACCTTGGAAGCTTCATTCTCCTTTTACCATTGGTTGGGATATGTCCTGGAAAAGTTGAAAACCCAAGAACGTTAGAATTGCATGTATGtgaatataatattactattaaaataaaaatgaatgtagaaCCACATTGAGTGAAATGTAATAAGCGTGTGAAAGAATGATCCGTCGACCCTTCTTGCATTTTTGCGTATCCGCCTAGATATGATAACATTCGGAAATTTAGTTAGGTCAAGAGGTAGAAGTCCTGATTATCTGCTATCTGCAGTAGATCATCAGCAGAGGGGTGCCTCATATTTCTCTAGATGACTTTTCATCTTTGCACTTCTAAAGTCACACTTGGTTACATTTGAGATGCAATGATGAACATTGAATAACATCTTTCTGCTCTATCAATTTGCCCTCAGTGAATTGAAGTACAACAGTAGAAGTCCTCAAATCTTCAGCAGCCTCATGATCTTGCTCTGAGTCAATAGCATAGTTAGGTGCACGGGTCTTACTATGCAGAAAATGACTACTTCACATTGAATGATTTGTGACAGAAAAGGTGGTTCGCGGCTTTTTCAGTGGATCGATAAAAAAAGAACGAGCAGCCCTAATTACACTTGAACATGACCAGTCTTTCTAGACACTTTCACTTCAAAATCCTCACCCTTGAGGCTGTTTGGAATGAAGTTGCTGAGCTCTTCCGTGAAAAGCAATGTGTTTTGACAGTGACGgtgaatttcatatcaaattctaCTTAGCTGGGAAAGTTTTTAGCATCACATCTCTGGGCATTCTAAATAGCGCATATTCATGAAGCTGAAGCTATCATGCACCATCAATGGTGTCACTGGTCCAGCGTTTCTTTGAGTTTGGCAAGACAAGACCGACTGAATATTACTACTAATTAATACGTTAGTTCAAAATACGCATCATGAAAAATCAGCAGCATACCCAGCACTAATATTTATTATGATCTGATGAAATAAGATACTGCAAACATGTAGGGTATTGTGTTCAACTTTTCACTGCTGCCAAAATACCACAGGTTTTGAGGTTTCTTTCTTACTCATATTATACCACACATTACCATGATCTTAAAGAATCTATCATtacaagcaaaataataatactatgatTAATAACTAAACTTTTAGACAAATTTAGCGGATAGCTGAGGCTGCTTTCACATTtgttaaaaaatttcttttagtcTGAGTAATATTTCTAAATGTAAGTTTGGAAAAGTAGGTGCCACGTTATTTCCCTGGAGTGCGTGAGGTACCTCATTccattaaagtaataataatcataataataataataagaagagatTCCCCAAGCAGCCAGTCATAAATCAATTTCTGATCTGACCACGCCCACCGCTACTGTAACTGACTCACCAACGATGTATTAtcaatactaaaaatatataaaatatatattttgttccaattgtatttctatatatatatatatatattatatatatatatatatatatatatatatatatatatagtatatatatatattcggagaCTACAACGGGATCGTAGAAGGTGATCTCCGCTACAAAATCCTAATTcagttatttcattattattgctgCTTCCTTAATGTCGACATGTTTCTGGCCATCCTTCTCTGGGCCATCAATCTTGACCGTTCGGCCAAGGGACGTTCTGAATGGGCAACTGTAACTGTATGTAAACTGTAAAGATGGGGTGGATAGAATAGGGTGGGGTTCGGTGTCCCCCAGAAGGAAGTTAATGGTTGCAAGGGGGAATTAAAGGGAGGGTGTGTGTGAAAGGAAGGTATTAAGGAGAGGAATAAAGACCCATTTGTCTTTTAGTAGATAGTTTAATGCTTGTGGTTTCTTGTgttttggtttggtttgactCAGTGTTGAACCGTTGTTATATTTAGAGGCGTGGCAAAGGCTCTCAATGAGTGTAGGCTCCAATTGTGCATCGTCCACACAGCCCCCCGCCCCTAAacatgtaaatatgaaaaaataaaatcaacccAAAACCCAAGAAACCAGAAGCATTAAACTATCTACTAAAATACAAATGGGTCTGtttcattctttattcctctccagGGAGATGGCCGAAACATGTTGACAGTAAGGAAAAAACTGACtctgaaaatacagcaatgataAGAAATACTGTATTGACGATTTTATAGCGGAGATCACCTTCTACGATCCCGTTgcagtctctgtatatatatatatgtgtgtgtattaaaatacaatcggaataaaatatatatttcattatgaaacacgAATTACCcgaaaaacagagaaaattcttgataaaataaattcagttacctctgccattctttttaacatattattatttttttgggaaaaGTTTGCTGAGGAAATAATTATGCATATCTTAGCCTCATTTGATCAGTAAAATATGGCATATATAAAACATGGTTAACCTACTCCTAATATCAAGAAGTTGATTGATAGACATTAGATGATCAAATAAATTGGCGacgctaaaaaaaatttatatggatATTTCAAGCAAAGGAAACTAGTTTCAGATGAAACTCTTTCAGAAAATAAAGCTATGGAATCATTTCAGAaacaatttataaataaacacggatgttctgaaaaatataaaagggtCTATTGCTCAACACTTGTTTTAAGTGCTGAAGAAGGTTAACTTCATTGGCAAACATGAAGATGAGACCAAGCCTACAAACAACGTCTTCTTCAAGAACCTTGGGCAAAAGGTTCTGGTATTCTTTTCCAAGTGGTCAATAACTAACACTTTCCCATGCAAATAACTAACTTGTTTCGGTATacagacaaactctctctctctctctctctctctctctctctctctctctctctctctctctctctctctctctctctcttgtaagtcATTTTAGAGAACTTTCTTTAGAAGAAGAAGTACTTTTTTTGGCAGGTGTGATAAAGCCTCTTTTATTCATTACttagtatttttttaaacttcaggAGAATTTTCTGTTAAACTAAAGGTTTCTCTTTACAATTACTATTTCCTcctattcagaaaaaaattatctaaaaaatggTTAATACGGCATTTTCAGTCCTCAACATTCTCTCACTTTCACTTTCGCGCAACTGGTtatgaacaaataaaagaaactatTAGTATTAATGAGCGTTGTATAACAAACCTTAATCGAGAAAAACCTCTTTTAACTTCTGAAGACATTCTAAACAAGATGTTTAATCTCCTCAGGACATCCAATAAATGGGTTCATTTATCTTCTTGATCTCTTCGCAGCCCTTCTGATCATCGACAGAGTGGTCTTTTAATAGATTTGATTTCAGTGCTGATCTTTTGTAGTTAGTTGTATACAGAGATTAATATCGTTAGCTGCTCACGCAACCAAGTGATCATACATGTTCGCAGTAAAAATGCTCTTCCTTATATGCTTGTCCTGCATATAAgacaatatatgtttttattacgATGTTTCTGTAAAAAACTTTTGGAAATAGAAGTAACGTCACGCTTTACATCATAGTCATTCCTAATGTACTATAGTCATCCTTTTCGTGGCATTTCTTTCTCCACCATTTAGTCACCTGGAAGCGGCAACAAACGCCACAAACAGCCTCCAGTTCTCAAACGAGGACAAACACCACGCCGACCGAGTAAATGGATGACTCGGACGATTAAGATGCGGAGAGCAAAAAATGGAGCAAAAAATAAAGGGTCACTCAATTTTCGACCGTCGGGAAGGCAGCGGATGTGAagggaggaaagagaaaaggatgCTTCTCACACCAAGGGCATCCTACGCCCACTCCCTCCTCCCCTAAGGATGCGGCGAAGGAGGGGTGGTCAGTCAGTCATCGCAGGATCTCCCGGGTGTCTTATAAAAGCTCCTTTCCACCGACAACATAGCATCAGTTCCTTCCGAACAACGACACCATGAAGACCGTAAGCTTTCCTGGGTCTGGTTTTCTTCTTGATCTTCTCTTGAATTTGTGGAGCAAGAAAGCTTCCTCCTTGTGCAATAATTCCTACTTGATCTCTGAAACGTCGATCTGGATTTTCCCTTCCATAATTCTACCCATGTTTAAATGTCTGAATATCATGAAGGCTTGAACTCCCTGAGCAAAAGATATATTAACGCTGCACACAAATCTCTGCATAGTTTCCACTTCCTTCCCAAGCAACTGTACCTCAAAGAGTCTTTGTACTTTCAGGTCATCATCTGTACTCTCATTGCTCTGGCTGCTGCCGCCCCACAATATGATTATAATGCCccacctgctcctgctcctgcacCCCCTGCCCCTGCCCCGACCTACGGAGCTCCTTCCACAAGAGTGTCCACATTCGAGGTTGCGCCTTCAGTCGCCATCTTGAGGGACGAACGAACACACGACGAGTTCGGAAGATTCGCCGTCGACTTCGAGGCTGAAAATGGCATCGCCTTCTCTCAGTCTGGTTCCCCTGATGGGCCAGAAGGCGCCGTGGTCAAGGCTGGACAGTACTCGTAAGTAAAGTTTTATGTCATGGAATAATTTTTTGAACTATTTACCGTCTTCCTGTTAATGTCTCTTATTTATCGTTTTTATTGGGGTTTACTTTTAAATATTGTTGTAAGGGCCGCCATAGTTTTCATGGGTTGACTACCCATTATGTTTCATACTGCTCGGTTTCCTTTCTCCATTTCTGTCCTTACTTGTATTTTTGAGATTGCTTTGAATATTCAACCCAAATCTGTGTTTTAAAACTTTGGATTGCTGACATACTCGCAACCTTTAACTCGCTTTTATAGGTACACTGCTCCTGACGGTACCCTTGTCGAAGTTAAATACGTCGCTGACGAGAACGGCTATCAGCCCCAGTCCGACCTCCTGCCAGTGGCCCCTGCATTCCCCCACCCAATTCCTCAGTTCGTTCTCGATCAGATCGCCAAGGCTGCTGAAGAAGACGCTGCCGCCGCGCGTGAGGCAGCGTCTGTCAGGAGCAACTCCTAcgctcctcctccctctcccccttcaaACACCTATGGTCAGCCATTGTAGAAGAAAAATCACCATGATTCCGCTGATGTGATCAGTCAATAGTCTTTCATTCGTGCGTGGATCCTGCCATCGTCCTTTGTCCGTCTTCtcgattatatattttaatatatgtatatattccgtaatatatatgaaataaacacCGATATTTAGCATTCAATTATCTTTGAATCATACCTAAAAAATCTAGCAATCGTTTCCATTGGCTCCATCATAATACTTTTTAATTAACGTGCTCAGAACTTTAGGAATTCAGTGACTGCACATTTTGGAGAGATTTtgacataaacaacaacaacacatacacacacacacccacacacgcacatatatatatatatagatatatataatatatatatatatatatataaaattatatatatatatatatatatatatatatatatatttatatatatatctatatatatatatatatatatatatatatatatatatatatatatatatatgcgtatcttTCGTGATTGTATATGTGTGGGCATATGAAaggtgtgtatacatgtgtatggtTGTTTACCATGAAATTTAACTTAGATACTTTAATTAATCTTGCCAACTATCATAACTGTCATAACGGTAGATTTAGGACAATCATATTTTCCGGTGCAAAGTCTATTGGGACGGGAAGTCTATTGCTCTTCGTGgtaatctccaaaaaaaaaaatgataataataataataataataacagtggaaGAAGAAGCCATTCCACCTGGAAAGGAATCAACGGTACTGTCTCTTGAAAGATGTAATGTCTTATACTTCAGGATAAACAAAAGCAGGAAagaagagtttctctctctctctctctctctctctctctctctcatatacacacatacatgcaaatacatatacaaaatacataggTAGGTCATCGACTAAATACCAGCCACGTGCAACGCATCCCGAGCCCCAGCCAGGACTAAACAAACCAGTTCATTTCCAAAGCCTCTGGATATCCTGACCATGACATGTGATCGCAACATTGCAGATACTGGTGTGCAGTATAACACAAAGGTCTCGTCAAATGAAACTTCCGGCATGGTACGTTATTAGGAAATTAGCATTAAGGAACCAAATTTGTCAAATAACAAGTCATATTGGTTATCCTCATTTATTCCACACTGATCCTGACCTTCAATTAAGTGGGTAGTTACTGAAAACCTCCGCTTCTAGAAGGGCTCCCAAGTCCAGTCTTCATTTAAATAACTGTATCCAGAACAAAAATCACTGATCTTGACAGGACACATTGAACCCATTTCGTTTGCTCCATTAATACCATAAAATACGTATAAACAAATACGATTTATCAGTAACTTTATCTCAAACAGACTAATTATCAAAGAACCTGACGGGTGATAAATCTGTTTATACAGCACAGTACTACGATACAGGAAGTACAAGATACACGAGGAATTCATATAGAAAAGCATCTACTGTTCCAATAGCTTGTCATGATTATTTGGTCTACACAGTGCAGAGTTGATAGGATGTTTTGATAGATTGAAACtaatcaaaactaaaaataaagtacCTACATTATGCAGCCATAATAAATCAGAAATCTGGCTGCCTCTATGGTTTTGTGTTCAGATGATTTTTATTAAAATCTAGACATCATGTAAGTATGGTCAGGCTCtatcctgaatggatgtatgtgatatacctgcatagccatatatatatatataatatatatatatatatatatatatatatatatatgatatatatatatatatattatataacctatatatatcttatatcatataaatataatatatatattatatatatatatatatatatatatatatatggtatgtatatatatatatttatatatatataatagatatatatatattgttacgaacttcacgatggtctgaagttgtggttcttttggacctgatattgcagatcagtaccacaaaaagagCATGATCCCTGACAAACCAACACTTAAAGAGTACAGtctcagagaggatacaccaaaccacaaactaaagactaacaataatttattacttaaaaattaacataacaaaagaacccctctgaaaactgaataatgggAGGAAAAGCACAACAAGCACACACAATACCAAAAtaccaaatcagtcacttcttcaatcgcctacctaactaacatgccaaggaataagagaaagtaaacagtggaagtaagaaaaaaaaaaacactctttccctagcatacgatagatgGAGATTCAAAGGGGGGGAAAACCTTAACCTATATCTTAACCTATATCATTACAAATATTGTTTTAACAAAGTGTATTGTACTAAATACGTactcttataataatataaaacataaataactcaATAGGTTGAGtctataaagccataaacacttaaTAGTCATCCAAGGACGTAGTTATGCATATAAATGCCGACGCTGACACACACTTATTTTTGTGTAAAAGATGTCCTCACTAAAATAAGGGGTTGCTGCTCTATCACATgaagatataaaattaataatgctaataataataaagtgggcttactcttcttcgccactagacggcctcctcacgactccaaggATGCAGTGTTCAGGCAGAGGAAGGAGATTAAAGGGAGTATTTTACGCTCGCACTACGGGCCATTCACGAGAGCAAATGCTGAGCTCTACTTCAACAATAAAGGGCTGTAGAAATCCTcggtgaggcacaaagtccaagTCTCCAACAACAGGCCCCAAGCAATCCAGCTTTGGACAAAGGGCACGAGCACACAGGGTCACTCTCTAGTGAGGCGACACGATGCAGGTGTGCTAAAGGAAGTATCCTCTACCCAAATAAGTGCACTGCCGTAGATTGCCAATAAAACAGCATACTGGTCCTTCAAAGGTGGAGCAGAGTACAGAAGTCCTGAACAAATGCCACAAGGCCCCCTCGGAAGCATTCCTGGCCATTTATGGTAATAAGAAACAGTTTGAGTTACTGGTCAGTGAATGGAGCAAAGATGAGTATAAACTCAAACTTCTATGGCCTTGCATATATGCTAGAACTATACTGtggaacaaaaacaaagaaaacagtcaTTGTCCTTTTCAGTCTTCTCAGGAATACTAAAACAACCACGTTGTTTCATACTCAAAGTGTTCATACAGCGAACAAATGGTGCTAATACTACAGAGTGGAGAACCCTGATACAGGTGTTTTCTTGTCTTCCTTCATTGTGTTCATTATGTGAAAAATATGAGAATTCTATTCGACGCCAGGAACTGCCAGTGACCCATGACTGATGAACTCGACAAAAGTTGCTCTCCTTGATTGCTGTACAGCATTAAGAGAACTTTATACCAACTCTGACTGCGATGCAGCAAGAGCCTTTAAAGAAATGGGTCCTACAGAATATGCCTAACTACACACACAAGAGCTCTCTTCTGGTGTGCTGCAATTTGGTTAAAGATGGAATTAGTTTCAGAGTGGCATACCAAAATCAATTGTATTTGATCTACTGTTatcccgccgcccccccccccgccccccccacccccccccccgcccccccccaaaaaaaaaagtatatgggATCCCATTTACCTTTCAGAAAGGTTTCTCGCCAATTATATTCAAGTGACGTCAACTTACCAGGTCGattttgggaaatgatcactgacGCAAAAACACAAGTAGTACCGTCACAGATGGCAAGTTGCAACTATGATATGAGGGGAGTGGGTACCTGAACGAGTAGTTGAAATAGTTGCAGGTAAGCGATGGTGCTGAAGTTGATGAAGTAATTCTCATAAAACCAATCGAAATCTTTGATCTGGAAAACAGATGAAAATTGAACCCATTTTAATGACGTAATGTGTTCAATATTATAGGAATATCTAAATGGAAATTGAGTAATACATTGAACAGCTGCTTGAAACTGATATTGCAGCAATGCTATGCGATCGTTCAGCCAAGATATAACTCTGAATGGAGATTTACTAGAAATGTTACATAGGGCCAAATTGCAGAATATAACAGAGTGAAGAGTAATAAATAGNNNNNNNNNNNNNNNNNNNNNNNNNNNNNNNNNNNNNNNNNNNNNNNNNNNNNNNNNNNNNNNNNNNNNNNNNNNNNNNNNNNNNNNNNNNNNNNNNNNNNNNNNNNNNNNNNNNNNNNNNNNNNNNNNNNNNNNNNNNNNNNNNNNNNNNNNNNNNNNNNNNNNNNNNNNNNNNNNNNNNNNNNNNNNNNNNNNNNNNNNNNNNNNNNNNNNNNNNNNNNNNNNNNNNNNNNNNNNNNNNNNNNNNNNNNNNNNNNNNNNNNNNNNNNNNNNNNNNNNNNNNNNNNNNNNNNNNNNNNNNNNNNNNNNNNNNNNNNNNNNNNNNNNNNNNNNNNNNNNNNNNNNNNNNNNNNNNNNNNNNNNNNNNNNNNNNNNNNNNNNNNNNNNNNNNNNNNNNNNNNNNNNNNNNNNNNNNNNNNNNNNNNNNNNNNNN is a genomic window of Macrobrachium nipponense isolate FS-2020 chromosome 31, ASM1510439v2, whole genome shotgun sequence containing:
- the LOC135206434 gene encoding cuticle protein AMP1A-like gives rise to the protein MKTVIICTLIALAAAAPQYDYNAPPAPAPAPPAPAPTYGAPSTRVSTFEVAPSVAILRDERTHDEFGRFAVDFEAENGIAFSQSGSPDGPEGAVVKAGQYSYTAPDGTLVEVKYVADENGYQPQSDLLPVAPAFPHPIPQFVLDQIAKAAEEDAAAAREAASVRSNSYAPPPSPPSNTYGQPL